In a single window of the Gossypium hirsutum isolate 1008001.06 chromosome A13, Gossypium_hirsutum_v2.1, whole genome shotgun sequence genome:
- the LOC107894207 gene encoding DEAD-box ATP-dependent RNA helicase 6-like has product MPPSDTRYKTEDVTATKGNEFEDYFLKRELIMGIYEKGFERPSPIQEESIPIALTGSDILARAKNGTGKTAAFCIPALEKIDQDNNVIQGAMPRDVFNTLPPFSCGL; this is encoded by the exons ATGCCACCATCAGATACACGCTACAAAACGGAG GATGTGACTGCTACCAAAGGAAATGAATTTGAAGACTACTTTCTGAAACGTGAACTTATTATGGGAATATATGAGAAGGGCTTTGAAAGACCATCTCCTATTCAGGAAGAGAGTATTCCCATTGCTTTAACTGGAAGTGATATTCTTGCTAGAGCCAAAAATGGAACTGGGAAAACTGCAGCATTTTGCATTCCTGCATTGGAAAAAATTGACCAAGATAACAATGTTATTCAAG GTGCAATGCCGAGGGATGTTTTCAACACACTACCACCGTTTAGCTGTGGACTATAG